In one window of Borrelia anserina Es DNA:
- a CDS encoding response regulator produces MQRRILVIDDNRAIRQSVAYILEQNGFEVSEAQDGLEGVSKFKEAVGQSDKDFDLIITDINMPNLDGIGVIKQIREFGSFVPILVLTTESEQSKVDEGRKAGSTGWLVKPFNPDTLMQTLSKIF; encoded by the coding sequence ATGCAAAGAAGGATTTTGGTTATAGATGATAATAGAGCTATTAGGCAAAGTGTTGCTTATATTTTAGAGCAGAATGGTTTTGAGGTTTCCGAAGCCCAAGATGGGCTTGAGGGTGTATCTAAGTTTAAAGAAGCTGTTGGACAGAGTGATAAAGATTTTGATCTGATTATTACAGATATCAATATGCCTAATTTAGATGGAATAGGTGTAATTAAACAGATAAGAGAATTTGGAAGTTTTGTGCCGATACTTGTTTTAACAACTGAATCTGAACAGTCAAAAGTTGATGAGGGACGTAAGGCTGGTTCTACTGGTTGGCTTGTTAAGCCTTTCAATCCTGATACTCTTATGCAAACATTATCAAAGATATTTTAG
- a CDS encoding chemotaxis protein CheA — translation MNSSDVIDKFKASFKEESIENISDIEHALLNIEFESGTEVVNSIFRNLHTIKGSAGMFGFNLTASLVHEIETVLDPIKKGSDEFNQNTVDATLMAVDFIRELIEGDEVIDESVYKDREKNLIDSIKKGLELSVGFNSDSVLNYTKGSQISLPNDLNIQESGLNESLEKGKFDDEALSIETKVYRILFAPSRGILFHGHKPINFLKKLLNLGNGQVRARVKNIPDLELISPDNVYVEWEVKLETEESKISIEDIFIFLDGQSKFVVEEVDASYEIPEAFEVDSLMKDNLNEVFDKNFSREDQVLLKSKELCDKDDRIVKGGGNNFGFDTARSKVNIASIKVDSKKLDHLVNLVGELVTIQSKLAKESENMNNNVLNSISAEFSLIINELRDYTTGLRTVPIEILFVKFQRIVKDLSVQLGKSIRYYSQGGNTVLDKSIIERLNEPLVHLIRNSIDHGIESVEERIEAGKEPQGVIKLSAHQSGDSVIIIIEDDGRGLDKQRIIKKAIEKNVISETVSKTLSDKDVYNLIFESGFSTTDIVTNISGRGVGMDVVRKQVESLRGNVILESEFGKYTRIKLVFPLTLAIIEGWLVRVKDEHFIVPLFSVESCLEADKLISQVCGFANKGNVMDYRGNMISFIRLREFFEISNEKSDSEHVVIVNTNSGKIGIVVDEVLGQHQTVIKTLGKLYSKVEGVSGATILGDGSLALVIDVDTITKIIR, via the coding sequence ATGAATAGTAGTGATGTGATAGATAAATTTAAAGCTTCTTTTAAAGAGGAGTCTATAGAGAATATTTCAGATATTGAGCATGCACTTCTTAATATTGAGTTTGAATCGGGAACAGAGGTTGTCAATTCTATTTTTAGAAATTTACATACAATAAAGGGTAGTGCTGGGATGTTTGGTTTTAATTTGACAGCATCTCTTGTACATGAAATAGAAACAGTTCTTGATCCTATCAAGAAAGGTTCTGATGAATTTAATCAGAATACTGTTGATGCTACTTTAATGGCAGTTGATTTTATTCGTGAACTAATTGAAGGAGATGAGGTTATTGATGAGAGTGTATATAAGGATCGTGAAAAAAATTTGATAGACTCAATCAAGAAAGGGCTTGAGCTTAGCGTTGGATTTAATAGTGATTCAGTTTTAAATTATACTAAGGGAAGTCAGATAAGTTTACCTAATGATTTAAATATTCAAGAATCTGGCTTGAATGAGTCTTTGGAGAAAGGTAAGTTTGATGATGAAGCTTTAAGTATTGAGACTAAAGTTTACAGGATTCTTTTCGCGCCTTCAAGGGGAATTTTATTTCATGGACACAAACCAATAAATTTTTTGAAAAAATTATTAAATTTAGGAAATGGACAAGTTAGAGCTAGAGTAAAAAATATTCCTGATTTGGAATTAATATCTCCTGATAATGTTTATGTTGAGTGGGAAGTCAAGTTAGAAACGGAAGAGAGTAAAATTTCTATAGAAGATATTTTTATATTTTTGGATGGACAGTCAAAGTTTGTTGTTGAAGAAGTCGATGCATCTTATGAGATACCTGAAGCTTTTGAAGTTGATTCTTTGATGAAGGATAATTTAAATGAAGTCTTTGATAAAAACTTTTCTAGAGAAGATCAAGTCTTATTAAAATCAAAAGAGCTATGTGATAAGGATGATAGGATAGTTAAGGGTGGTGGCAATAATTTTGGTTTTGATACTGCTAGGAGTAAAGTAAACATTGCAAGTATTAAGGTTGATTCAAAGAAATTAGATCATTTAGTAAATCTTGTTGGTGAGCTTGTTACAATTCAATCTAAGCTTGCAAAAGAATCCGAGAATATGAATAATAATGTGTTAAATTCGATTTCAGCTGAATTTTCTTTGATTATTAATGAGCTTAGAGATTATACGACAGGACTTAGAACAGTTCCCATTGAGATTTTATTCGTCAAATTTCAAAGAATAGTTAAGGATTTATCTGTTCAACTTGGCAAATCAATTCGTTATTATTCTCAAGGTGGTAACACTGTTCTTGATAAGAGTATTATTGAAAGATTGAATGAACCTTTAGTGCATTTAATAAGAAATTCAATTGATCATGGCATCGAATCAGTTGAAGAGAGAATAGAGGCAGGAAAGGAACCTCAAGGTGTCATTAAGCTTTCTGCGCATCAGTCAGGTGATTCTGTGATTATTATTATTGAAGATGATGGGAGAGGGCTTGATAAACAGAGGATAATTAAGAAAGCTATAGAGAAAAATGTAATATCTGAGACTGTTTCAAAAACTTTGTCAGATAAGGATGTTTATAATTTAATTTTTGAATCTGGATTTTCAACAACTGATATTGTGACAAATATATCAGGACGTGGCGTTGGAATGGATGTTGTTAGAAAGCAGGTAGAGTCTCTCAGAGGAAATGTGATTCTTGAGAGTGAATTTGGCAAATATACTCGCATAAAGTTGGTTTTCCCCTTGACTTTGGCAATTATTGAAGGATGGCTTGTTAGGGTAAAAGATGAACATTTTATTGTACCTCTCTTTAGTGTTGAGTCTTGTCTTGAGGCTGATAAGTTGATTTCTCAAGTATGTGGATTTGCAAATAAAGGTAATGTCATGGATTATAGAGGGAATATGATTAGCTTTATACGCCTGCGAGAATTTTTTGAAATATCTAATGAAAAAAGTGATAGTGAGCATGTTGTTATTGTTAATACAAATAGTGGCAAAATAGGGATTGTGGTAGATGAGGTATTAGGACAACATCAGACCGTTATAAAGACTTTAGGTAAACTTTATTCTAAAGTAGAAGGAGTATCTGGAGCTACAATACTTGGAGATGGTAGCCTAGCATTGGTAATTGATGTTGACACAATAACCAAGATTATAAGGTAG
- a CDS encoding chemotaxis protein CheB, translating into MKILVIDIQGLIRQVFVRAFSKDLDVEVLNPGSNSLNLINVFLQKFPDLVIIDESTAKSHFGNALNNVLNNISLPVIFIAEDEIHPKFGFLEPKKDKIKLIINKLNFKLTINLFRSDYLGLIKSEIRKLAVNKFIASCEIRRIKAPDFFAKSESKKSDSNVTGITRSYKVADVINVAPKNDPDVVLKYQGVINKNKTGKVIFVGSSTGGTEALRVFLKFFKRDSPPIVIVQHMPGGFTTSFAKSLNNELEVDVKEAEDGDILRPGLVIIANGHYHLIVKYANGSYFVNLLDGPLVSRHKPSVNVLFRSAAMYAGENAIGVMLTGMGDDGACCMLEMKMNGAYNIAQDQATSVVFGMPMEAIKIGAVDKVLPLNEISEYILRRS; encoded by the coding sequence ATGAAAATATTGGTAATTGATATTCAGGGTCTTATAAGACAGGTTTTTGTTAGGGCTTTTTCTAAGGATTTGGATGTTGAAGTGTTAAATCCAGGTTCTAATTCTTTGAACCTCATTAATGTTTTTTTACAGAAATTTCCTGATTTGGTTATTATTGACGAGAGTACGGCTAAGTCACATTTTGGAAATGCTCTTAATAATGTTCTTAATAATATTTCACTTCCTGTTATCTTTATAGCAGAAGATGAGATTCATCCTAAATTTGGATTTCTTGAGCCTAAGAAAGATAAAATTAAATTAATAATAAATAAACTTAATTTTAAACTTACAATTAATTTATTTAGAAGCGATTATTTGGGTTTAATAAAATCTGAGATAAGGAAACTTGCTGTTAATAAATTTATTGCTTCTTGTGAGATTAGAAGAATAAAAGCTCCTGATTTTTTTGCTAAGTCTGAGAGTAAGAAGTCTGATAGTAACGTTACTGGTATAACGAGAAGCTATAAGGTTGCGGATGTTATTAATGTTGCTCCCAAGAATGATCCAGATGTTGTTTTGAAATATCAAGGTGTTATTAACAAGAATAAAACAGGAAAGGTTATTTTTGTTGGTTCTTCAACCGGTGGTACTGAAGCTTTGAGAGTTTTTTTGAAGTTTTTTAAGAGAGACTCTCCTCCGATTGTGATTGTTCAACATATGCCAGGTGGATTTACAACATCTTTTGCAAAAAGTCTGAATAATGAACTTGAGGTTGATGTAAAGGAAGCTGAAGATGGAGATATTTTAAGGCCCGGTCTTGTGATAATTGCAAATGGTCATTATCATTTAATTGTGAAGTATGCTAATGGGAGCTATTTTGTTAATTTGTTAGACGGTCCTTTAGTTAGCAGACATAAGCCTTCTGTTAACGTTTTATTCCGTTCTGCTGCTATGTATGCTGGGGAAAATGCCATTGGCGTTATGCTTACGGGTATGGGAGATGATGGTGCTTGTTGTATGCTTGAGATGAAGATGAATGGTGCATATAATATTGCGCAAGATCAGGCAACATCTGTGGTATTTGGTATGCCTATGGAGGCAATAAAAATAGGCGCTGTAGATAAGGTTCTTCCTTTAAATGAAATATCTGAATATATTTTAAGGAGATCTTAA